A genomic segment from Nitrospira sp. encodes:
- a CDS encoding Deoxycytidine triphosphate deaminase, whose translation MTRAASAKGILPYQQIVQLIARGGITSDCPIEDRQIQPASLDLRLGKKAYRLLSSFLPELSPISSRLNVLDFYQSDLVMYEMDLTQGAILEKGHVYLVPLLEHLDLPITLRARANPKSTTGRLDVFTRVVTDLNTGFDEIRAGYRGPLYLEVVPRSFAVKVRTGYSLNQIRFVRGDAAVPDATLQNIHASEPLLFHNAPNPKPLRPSEFRTERGLFLRIDLTGSDREDEVIGYRAKKNSHVIDLSKIGHYAALDFWEPLKRHRQDSLLLEPEEFYILASKERIRVPPGYAAEMVAYEAACGELRTHYAGFFDPGFGYGDGKMRGTQVVLEVRPHDVPFLIHDGQTFFKVVYDRMLEVPTEVYGTTLGSSYQRQALTLSKHFKA comes from the coding sequence GTGACTCGTGCAGCTTCTGCGAAGGGGATTCTGCCTTACCAACAGATCGTCCAACTCATCGCACGCGGCGGCATCACATCTGACTGCCCGATTGAAGACCGGCAGATCCAGCCGGCCAGCCTGGACTTACGGCTGGGGAAGAAAGCCTACCGCCTGCTGAGCAGCTTCCTGCCGGAGTTGTCCCCCATCAGCAGCCGGCTCAACGTCCTCGACTTCTATCAGTCCGACCTCGTGATGTATGAGATGGATCTCACCCAGGGCGCCATCCTCGAAAAGGGCCATGTGTATCTGGTGCCTCTCTTGGAGCATCTGGACCTGCCTATCACCCTCCGCGCCCGCGCCAATCCGAAAAGCACCACCGGCCGACTGGATGTGTTTACCAGGGTCGTCACGGATCTGAATACCGGCTTCGATGAGATCCGAGCCGGCTACCGAGGGCCGCTCTACCTGGAGGTGGTGCCGCGTTCCTTTGCCGTCAAGGTGCGCACCGGCTACTCGCTCAACCAGATTCGCTTCGTGCGGGGGGATGCCGCAGTACCAGACGCAACCCTGCAGAACATTCACGCCTCGGAGCCTCTGTTGTTTCACAACGCGCCGAACCCGAAGCCGCTTCGGCCGAGCGAGTTCCGAACCGAACGGGGGCTCTTCTTACGGATCGATCTCACCGGCAGCGACCGCGAGGACGAGGTGATCGGCTACCGAGCCAAGAAAAACAGTCATGTGATCGACCTCTCGAAAATCGGCCACTATGCGGCACTGGACTTCTGGGAACCCTTGAAACGACACCGGCAAGACAGCCTCCTCTTGGAACCGGAAGAATTTTATATCCTGGCGTCCAAGGAACGTATCAGGGTGCCGCCCGGTTATGCCGCCGAAATGGTGGCCTATGAAGCGGCCTGTGGGGAGCTGCGCACCCACTATGCCGGATTCTTCGACCCCGGTTTCGGCTACGGTGACGGCAAAATGCGGGGCACGCAGGTCGTCCTCGAGGTCCGCCCGCACGATGTGCCGTTTCTCATTCATGACGGGCAAACCTTCTTCAAAGTGGTGTATGATCGAATGCTGGAGGTGCCGACAGAGGTGTACGGCACGACGCTTGGCTCGTCATACCAACGACAAGCCCTCACCCTCAGCAAACATTTTAAGGCCTGA
- a CDS encoding Lysine 2,3-aminomutase: MEDWRRILAQSVVKPKDLADRLGVDQKEIEDIVGDYPMRITPTVLATIKEKGDAIWKQVVPDRAEMADADSEDDPLEEDLMSPVPHLVHRYPDRVLLMVTNQCPIYCRFCTRKRLVGKPGFLKKGELDRAIAYLREHQEVRDVILSGGDPLLLPDHLLERILKSLRTIPHLELIRIGSRVPGSLPERITPKLCEIVKKYHPLYMNLHFNHPDELTPEVKRACGMLADAGVPLGAQTVLLKGVNDDPEVMKQLVHQLLLARVKPYYLYQADLTKGTNHFRTSVETGLRIIKSLQGHTSGMGVPHFVIDAPGGGGKIPLLPADYLVNLDEDGAVLRNYEDKTYHYPQPGSGQGRELPMVGAHPSWVSAGKGCDGGVDHL, encoded by the coding sequence GTGGAGGACTGGAGACGCATCCTGGCTCAGAGTGTGGTGAAACCGAAGGACCTGGCAGACCGGCTCGGTGTCGATCAAAAAGAAATCGAAGACATCGTGGGGGACTACCCCATGCGGATCACCCCGACCGTGCTGGCCACCATTAAGGAAAAGGGTGATGCGATCTGGAAACAGGTCGTCCCGGATCGCGCCGAAATGGCCGATGCCGACTCGGAGGACGATCCGCTCGAAGAAGACCTGATGAGCCCCGTGCCCCACTTGGTCCACCGATACCCCGACCGAGTCCTCCTGATGGTCACCAACCAATGTCCGATCTATTGCCGGTTTTGCACTCGGAAGCGGCTGGTCGGCAAACCGGGCTTCCTCAAGAAAGGTGAGTTGGATCGTGCCATCGCCTATCTGCGCGAGCACCAGGAAGTGCGCGACGTGATCCTGTCTGGGGGAGACCCCCTGTTGCTGCCGGATCATCTGCTTGAGCGTATCCTCAAATCGCTCCGGACTATTCCCCACTTGGAACTCATCCGGATCGGCTCGCGAGTACCGGGCAGTCTGCCTGAGCGCATCACGCCAAAACTCTGCGAGATCGTCAAAAAATATCACCCCCTCTATATGAACCTGCACTTCAACCATCCGGACGAACTGACGCCGGAGGTCAAACGCGCCTGCGGCATGTTGGCCGACGCCGGGGTTCCCCTCGGTGCTCAGACTGTGTTACTCAAGGGGGTCAACGACGACCCAGAGGTCATGAAGCAGCTGGTGCACCAGCTGCTGCTGGCACGCGTGAAGCCCTACTACCTGTACCAGGCCGACTTGACCAAGGGGACGAATCATTTCCGGACTTCGGTGGAAACGGGGCTGCGGATCATCAAATCGTTGCAAGGCCACACAAGCGGCATGGGAGTCCCCCATTTTGTGATCGATGCCCCCGGAGGCGGCGGCAAGATTCCGCTGCTGCCGGCGGACTATCTGGTCAATCTGGATGAAGACGGCGCCGTGCTGAGAAACTATGAAGACAAGACCTACCACTACCCTCAGCCGGGATCGGGGCAGGGACGCGAGCTGCCGATGGTCGGGGCCCATCCCTCCTGGGTTTCGGCGGGAAAGGGCTGCGACGGAGGAGTGGACCACCTGTGA
- a CDS encoding PAS/PAC sensor hybrid histidine kinase yields MPPSPPASSARRSYPWLPLLIVCMTIVAFVIGVVMLRSIEVRMVEATGENLTLAASEIADKLDRLLFERHGDVRMLARALSGQPFDKRSIGEYLDWMKRTYAPVYLWLGVTDSQGRMVAATDQSLIGQDYGRSGWFEGVRQTGAVRVDEVETHEPNRKIESIAFTSPIVGTKGEFLGVVTTRIGLQRLEEVLTETIRKIQQSNGAGGPFEYQFLTKEGVIFVDSALSGIDRVNLKQVGLPSAVLSGTGKPGYVEEEHARRHMPVVTGYARTQGYSDYLGFQWTILLRLDRDVILLPIRAMMWKLGIAGVVVWLPMVGLLLWATGQLRREYRQAQQESEWARAAEAALLQSQERNRVIVDTALDAVISMDAAGIITDWNAQAANIFGWQREEALGHRVSETVIPSRDRETHEQGLRHFLETGEGAILNRRIEMLACHRDGHEFPVEITISPARLGDAYIFSAFVRDITARKRTERQLASQYAVTRVLAESRTLEEAGPKILQAICESLEWELGVFWRLDRQGSVLRCLEVWQSPGLNAEEFVVATWQHAFALGKGLPGRIWQGGQPTWIMDVAQESNFPRADTAAKVGLHGAFGFPVRVGTEVEGVIELFRREIKEPDEQLLKMVADVGLKIGQFGERARAEDALRRTEVQLQQSQKMEAVGRLAGGVAHDFNNMLTVIRGYSELVLSRLAPTDGFRKELEEVKKAADRASGLTGQLLAFSRRQFIAPKVLDLNAVIHNMEGMLRRLLGEDIVELCTVLDPDVGQLKADPGQVEQVIMNLAVNARDAMPSGGRLTVETSNVQFGSRRNRPPMGAEPGSYIALVVRDTGHGMDEETQSHIFEPFFTTKEKGKGTGLGLSTVYGIVKQSGGFIEVESKPGRGATFKIFFPRVDGAARGTESASVGGDPIKGRETVLLVEDEPGVRRLVNETLRLHGYTVLEARHGIEALLTGAKHLGPIHLLLTDVVMPQMSGPEVAEKLATVRPEVKVLYMSGYPDHPAFSKGGVDTEHSFLQKPFTPSTLAQKVREVLDGSKVA; encoded by the coding sequence ATGCCCCCCTCGCCCCCCGCAAGTTCTGCGCGACGTTCGTATCCCTGGTTGCCTCTGTTGATCGTGTGTATGACCATCGTAGCCTTCGTCATCGGCGTGGTGATGCTTCGATCGATCGAGGTGCGGATGGTCGAGGCGACTGGAGAAAACCTGACGTTGGCGGCGTCCGAAATCGCGGACAAGCTCGATCGGCTTCTATTCGAGCGCCATGGCGATGTGCGCATGCTGGCCCGTGCGCTTTCCGGGCAACCTTTCGACAAGAGATCGATCGGCGAATATCTGGACTGGATGAAACGCACCTATGCCCCCGTCTACCTCTGGTTGGGTGTGACGGATAGCCAGGGACGCATGGTCGCGGCGACGGACCAGTCCCTCATCGGTCAGGATTACGGTCGGAGCGGGTGGTTCGAAGGGGTGCGGCAGACCGGTGCGGTACGGGTCGATGAAGTCGAAACACATGAACCCAATCGTAAGATCGAATCGATCGCCTTTACCTCTCCCATCGTCGGAACCAAAGGCGAGTTCCTTGGAGTCGTCACGACCCGCATCGGGCTGCAGAGGCTCGAAGAGGTGCTCACTGAAACGATACGCAAGATACAACAGAGCAATGGGGCGGGAGGGCCCTTCGAGTATCAATTCTTGACCAAAGAAGGTGTCATCTTCGTAGATTCGGCGCTCTCCGGTATCGACCGGGTCAATCTGAAGCAGGTCGGTCTGCCGTCGGCGGTGTTGAGCGGGACCGGTAAGCCCGGCTATGTCGAGGAAGAGCATGCACGACGGCACATGCCGGTCGTCACGGGGTACGCCCGAACACAGGGATACAGCGACTATCTCGGTTTTCAGTGGACGATTCTCCTGCGGTTGGATCGCGACGTCATTTTATTGCCGATCCGGGCCATGATGTGGAAGCTGGGGATTGCAGGCGTGGTGGTGTGGCTTCCGATGGTGGGGTTGCTGCTGTGGGCCACCGGGCAGTTGCGTCGTGAATATCGACAGGCGCAACAGGAAAGTGAATGGGCCCGCGCGGCGGAGGCGGCACTGTTGCAAAGCCAAGAACGAAACCGCGTCATCGTCGATACGGCGCTGGATGCCGTCATCTCCATGGATGCGGCCGGCATCATTACGGATTGGAACGCCCAGGCGGCCAACATTTTCGGATGGCAGCGGGAGGAAGCTCTCGGCCACCGCGTATCGGAGACAGTGATTCCCTCTCGCGATCGAGAGACGCATGAGCAGGGGTTGCGCCATTTCTTGGAGACGGGAGAGGGGGCGATCCTCAACCGCCGGATCGAAATGCTGGCCTGCCATCGTGACGGCCACGAGTTCCCCGTCGAAATCACCATTTCCCCGGCCAGGCTCGGCGATGCCTATATCTTCAGCGCGTTCGTGAGGGATATCACCGCCCGGAAGCGCACGGAACGTCAGCTGGCGTCGCAGTATGCCGTCACGCGGGTGCTGGCGGAGTCCCGCACGTTGGAAGAAGCCGGTCCCAAGATCCTGCAGGCGATTTGTGAGAGTTTGGAATGGGAATTGGGCGTGTTCTGGCGGCTGGATCGCCAGGGAAGCGTGCTGCGTTGTCTCGAAGTCTGGCAATCTCCCGGTTTGAACGCGGAAGAATTTGTCGTGGCCACGTGGCAACATGCGTTTGCCCTCGGCAAGGGGCTCCCGGGGCGCATCTGGCAGGGCGGGCAGCCGACCTGGATCATGGATGTGGCACAGGAGTCGAATTTCCCCCGTGCCGACACTGCCGCGAAAGTGGGCCTACACGGCGCGTTCGGATTTCCCGTGCGGGTCGGCACCGAGGTCGAAGGGGTCATCGAACTGTTCCGGCGTGAGATCAAGGAGCCGGATGAACAGTTGTTGAAAATGGTGGCCGACGTAGGCCTCAAGATCGGACAGTTCGGCGAGCGGGCGCGGGCCGAGGATGCGCTCCGACGTACGGAAGTCCAACTCCAACAATCTCAGAAGATGGAGGCCGTCGGACGACTGGCCGGCGGGGTTGCCCATGATTTCAACAACATGTTGACCGTCATTCGCGGGTATAGCGAATTGGTCTTGAGTCGTTTGGCTCCGACCGATGGGTTCCGGAAGGAACTGGAAGAAGTGAAGAAGGCGGCCGATCGCGCCTCCGGCCTCACCGGGCAACTGCTGGCGTTCAGCCGCCGGCAATTCATCGCCCCCAAGGTGTTGGACCTGAACGCGGTCATCCACAACATGGAAGGGATGTTGCGGCGTCTGTTGGGCGAGGACATCGTCGAGCTGTGCACGGTTTTGGATCCTGATGTGGGGCAATTGAAGGCCGACCCCGGTCAGGTGGAACAGGTGATTATGAACCTCGCGGTGAATGCCCGTGATGCCATGCCGAGCGGAGGCCGCCTGACGGTGGAGACCAGCAATGTGCAGTTCGGGAGCCGGAGAAACCGCCCACCGATGGGAGCCGAACCCGGTTCCTATATCGCGTTGGTCGTGCGCGATACGGGCCATGGCATGGACGAAGAGACACAGTCACATATCTTCGAACCGTTTTTCACCACCAAAGAAAAGGGGAAGGGCACGGGACTCGGACTGTCGACCGTCTATGGGATCGTCAAGCAGAGCGGCGGGTTTATCGAGGTGGAGAGCAAGCCTGGACGTGGAGCGACCTTCAAGATTTTCTTCCCACGGGTGGATGGGGCCGCCCGGGGAACCGAGTCGGCCTCAGTCGGCGGTGACCCGATCAAGGGACGGGAAACGGTTTTGCTGGTGGAAGACGAACCGGGTGTCCGCCGGCTGGTGAATGAAACACTCCGGTTGCACGGGTATACAGTGTTGGAGGCGCGGCATGGGATCGAAGCGCTCTTGACCGGCGCCAAACACCTTGGGCCGATCCACCTACTGCTCACCGACGTGGTCATGCCGCAAATGAGTGGTCCGGAAGTCGCCGAAAAACTGGCGACGGTGCGTCCGGAGGTCAAGGTGCTGTATATGTCCGGTTACCCGGACCATCCTGCCTTTTCCAAAGGCGGGGTCGATACGGAGCATTCGTTCTTGCAAAAACCCTTCACCCCCAGCACCCTTGCCCAGAAGGTTCGCGAAGTGCTCGACGGCTCAAAAGTCGCTTGA